The Fusobacterium polymorphum genome segment AGAAGATGAAAAAGAAGAAATAGTTGAGGAAACAAAAATTCCTGAGGAAACAGTAGTAGTTGATAGTACTCCAAAAGAAGAAATTAAAACAGAGGAGAAACCTAAACCTACTGAAGCAACAACTGTTCCTGCAACTGAAAAGAAAGAGGAGAAAAAGGAAGTAAAAGTTCCTGAAAAGGATAAAAAAGTTTCAGATGCTAAAAAAATAGAAGAAGGAAAAGAAACAGCTAAAAAAGTTATAAAAGAGGAAGCTGAGAAGAAAGTTAAAAAAGAAACTAAAGAAAAAGAAGAAAAGAGAAAAGAAGAGAAAAAGGTTGAACAACCTAAAAAAGAGGAAAAGAAAGAAGTTAAGAAAACTGAAACTCCAAAAGAAAATAATGAAGAAGTTGAAAAACCACAAAGAAATGAATCACAAGATTCTGAAATAAAAACCATAAAAACTAAAAAAGAACCAGTAGAACAATTAAGTAATGAAGAAGTAAAGGCTAAATTAAATAATGAAATAAGAGAAATTGAAGGAACTTATACACCTTAATATTAAACTATATGGAGGAAATATGTATACATATACTACTGTTAGGGAAATAGTAGAATCATTAAATTTAGAAGTATTAAATGAGGGAAATTTAGATTTAAAAATTGATATACCTAATATCTATCAAATTGGATATGAACTTGTAGGTTTTCTTGACAAGGAAAGTGATGAGTTAAATAAATATATCAATATATGTAGTTTAAAAGAATCAAGATTTATTGCCACTTTTTCAAAAGAAAGAAAAGAAAAAGTAATTTCAGAATATATGAGTCTTGATTTCCCAGCCCTTATATTTACTAAAGATGCTATAATTGCAGAAGAGTTTTATTATTATGCTAAAAAGCACAATAAAAATATTCTTTTAAGTAATGAAAAAGCTTCTGTTACTGTTAGAAAGTTGAAATTTTTTCTTTCAAAAGCTTTATCTATTGAAGAAGAATATGAAAATTACTCTCTTATGGAAATTCATGGTGTTGGTGTCTTAATGTCAGGATATCCTAATGCTAGGAAGGGAGTAATGATAGAATTACTGGAAAGAGGACACCGTATGATAACAGATAAAAATTTGATTATACGGCGTGTTGGTGAAAATGATTTAGTTGGTTATAATTCAAAAAAAAGAGAAAAACTAGGACATTTCTATTTAGAAGATATAAAAGGTGGTTATGTAGATGTTACAGATCATTTTGGTGTAAAATCAACAAGAATAGAGAAAAAAATTAATATATTTATTGTATTGGAAGAATGGAATGAAAAAAAATTTTATGATAGACTTGGACTTGATGTACAATATCAAGATTTTGTTGGAGAAAAAATACAAAAATATATAATACCTGTTAGAAAGGGGAGAAACCTAGCAGTTATAATTGAAACAGCAGCCTTAACATTTAGATTGAGAAGAATGGGACTTAATACCCCATTAGAATTTCTTACAAAATCACAAGAAATAATTGAAAGAAAAAAGAAAGAGAGGGAAGAAGATATGAATATAAATAGGCTGCCTATAGCAAAATTAATAAATGAATTTGATTTGGAAATAAAATATGGAGAGGATAAGGTAACAAGTACATATATAAAATCTTCAAATGTATATAGACCTTCTTTATCACTCATAGGATTTTTTGATTTAATAGAAGAAGTTACAAATATAGGTATACAAATATTTTCAAAAATAGAATTTAAGTTTTTAGAAAATTTATGTCCTTCTGAAAGAGAAAATAACCTAAAAAAATTTTTAACTTATGATATTCCAATGATAGTATTAACAGCAGATGCAAACCCACCCGATTATTTTTTTGAATTAGTTAAAAGAAGTGGGCATATTTTAGCTATTTCTCCATATAAAAAGGCTTCTCAAATAGTTGCTAATTTTAATAATTATTTAGATTCATTTTTCTCTGAAACTATAAGTGTACATGGAGTTTTAGTTGAACTTTTTGGATTTGGAGTATTACTTACTGGTAAAAGTGGAATAGGGAAAAGTGAGACTGCTCTTGAACTTATACATAGAGGACACAGACTTATAGCTGATGACATGGTTAAATTTTTTAGAGATACACAGGGAGATGTTGTTGGAAAGTCTGCTGAACTTCCATTCTTTATGGAAATTAGGGGCTTAGGAATTATTGATATAAAAACTTTATATGGTTTAAGTGCTGTTAGATTATCAAAAAGTTTAGATATGATAATAGAGTTACAAGCTATTGATAGCACTGATTATATGTCTG includes the following:
- the hprK gene encoding HPr(Ser) kinase/phosphatase: MYTYTTVREIVESLNLEVLNEGNLDLKIDIPNIYQIGYELVGFLDKESDELNKYINICSLKESRFIATFSKERKEKVISEYMSLDFPALIFTKDAIIAEEFYYYAKKHNKNILLSNEKASVTVRKLKFFLSKALSIEEEYENYSLMEIHGVGVLMSGYPNARKGVMIELLERGHRMITDKNLIIRRVGENDLVGYNSKKREKLGHFYLEDIKGGYVDVTDHFGVKSTRIEKKINIFIVLEEWNEKKFYDRLGLDVQYQDFVGEKIQKYIIPVRKGRNLAVIIETAALTFRLRRMGLNTPLEFLTKSQEIIERKKKEREEDMNINRLPIAKLINEFDLEIKYGEDKVTSTYIKSSNVYRPSLSLIGFFDLIEEVTNIGIQIFSKIEFKFLENLCPSERENNLKKFLTYDIPMIVLTADANPPDYFFELVKRSGHILAISPYKKASQIVANFNNYLDSFFSETISVHGVLVELFGFGVLLTGKSGIGKSETALELIHRGHRLIADDMVKFFRDTQGDVVGKSAELPFFMEIRGLGIIDIKTLYGLSAVRLSKSLDMIIELQAIDSTDYMSAPSTHLYEDVLGKPIKKRILEISSGRNAAAMVEVMVMDHMSGLLGQK